One genomic window of Ficedula albicollis isolate OC2 chromosome 18, FicAlb1.5, whole genome shotgun sequence includes the following:
- the FAM20A gene encoding pseudokinase FAM20A isoform X2: protein MYREELNLSSPAAPLPLRPEAGWLQFQLGISRHGLYPRSSAAVSSVLRDLRHLPTVSADYSQDEKALLGACDCSQVVKPSGVHLKLVLRFQDFGKAMFKPMRQKREEETPEDFFYFVDFQRHNAEIAAFHLDRILDFRRVPPTVGRLVNVTKDILEVTKNEVLQSVFFVSPASNVCFFAKCPYMCKTEYAVCGSPHLLEGSLSAFLPSLSLAPRLSIPNPWIRSYSFHGKEEWEVNPHYCNTVREIYPYSNSNRLLNIVDMAIFDFLIGNMDRHHYEMFTKFGDDGFLLHLDNARGFGRHSHDEISILAPLSQCCIIKRTTLLKLQLLAEPEYQLSDMMRESLLQDPLAPVLTEPHLLALDRRLQLVLDAVGKCIDTFGEAAVVANDTRQPPSPAEHRARLGT from the exons ATGTACCGGGAGGAGCTGAACCTGAGCTCGCCCGCGGCGCCGCTGCCGCTGCGGCCCGAGGcgggct ggctgcagTTCCAGCTGGGCATCAGCCGCCACGGGCTCTACCCGCGCTCCAGCGCCGCCGTCAGCAGCGTGCTGCGCGACCTGCGGCACCTGCCCACCGTCAGCGCGG ACTACAGCCAGGATGAGAAGGCGCTGCTGGGAGCCTGTGACTGCAGCCAGG TGGTGAAGCCCAGCGGTGTGCACCTGAAGCTGGTCCTCAGgttccaggattttgggaaagcCATGTTCAAGCCCATGAG GCAGAAACGTGAGGAGGAGACCCCTGAGGATTTTTTCTACTTCGTGGATTTCCAGCGGCACAACGCGGAGATCGCCGCCTTCCACCTGGACAG gatCCTGGATTTCAGGAGGGTGCCACCCACCGTGGGCAGGCTGGTCAATGTCACCAAGGACATCCTGGAGGTCACCAAGAACGAGGTCCTGCAGAGCGTCTTCTTCGTGTCACCAG ccagcaacGTCTGCTTCTTCGCCAAGTGCCCGTACATGTGCAAGACGGAGTACGCCGTGTGTGGCAGCCCCCACCTGCTGGAgggctccctctctgccttcctgccctccctcagCCTGGCCCCACGCCTCTCCATCCCCAACCCCTGGATCCGCTCCTACTCCTTCCACGGCAAGGAGGA GTGGGAAGTGAATCCACACTACTGCAACACAGTAAGGGAGATCTACCCCTACAGCAACAGCAACCGGCTGCTCAACATCGTGGACATGGCCATCTTCGACTTCCTAATAG GGAACATGGACCGGCACCACTACGAGATGTTCACCAAGTTTGGGGACGATGGCTTCCTCCTGCACCTGGACAATGCCAGAGG GTTTGGGAGGCACTCCCACGATGAAATCTCCAtcctggctcctctctcccagtgctgcat aataaagAGAACGAccctgctgaagctgcagctcttgGCAGAGCCCGAGTACCAGCTCAGCGACATGATGAGGGAATCCCTCCTGCAGGACCCCCTGGCCCCTGTGCTCACCGAGCCCCACCTGCTGGCCCTGGACAGGCGGCTCCAGCTCGTCCTGGACGCCGTGGGGAAGTGCATCGACACCTTCGGAGAGGCCGCGGTGGTGGCCAACGACACCCGGCAGCCCCCGAGCCCCGCCgagcacagagccaggctgggcacctAA
- the PRKAR1A gene encoding cAMP-dependent protein kinase type I-alpha regulatory subunit: MAASSSSSSEEERSLRECELYIQKHNIQQLLKDCIVQLCTVRPERPMGFIREYFERLEKEETKQLLNQLKSGSRSDSREDEISPPPPLNPVVKYRSRRGAISAEVYTEEDAASYVRKVIPKDYKTMAALAKAIEKNVLFTHLDDNERSDIFDAMFPVTYIAGETVIQQGDEGDNFYVVDQGEMDVYVNSEWATSVGEGGSFGELALIYGTPRAATVKAKTNVKLWGIDRDSYRRILMGNTLRKRNMYEKFLSKVSILESLDKWERLTVADALEPVLFEDGQKIVVQGEPGDEFFIILEGTAAVLQRRSENEEFVEVGRLGPSDYFGEIALLMNRPRAATVVARGPLKCVKLDRPRFERVLGPCSDILKRNIQQYNSFVSLSV, encoded by the exons atggcagcttccagcagcagcagcagcgaggaGGAGCGGAGCCTCCGGGAATGTGAACTTTACATCCAAAAACACAACATCCAGCAACTGCTGAAGGATTGCATTGTACAGTTATGCACAGTGAGACCTGAAAGACCCATGGGATTCATCAGAGAGTACTTTGAGAGATTGGAGAAg GAGGAAACAAAGCAGTTGTTGAATCAGCTGAAGTCTGGTTCTCGCTCCGACTCCCGGGAGGATGAGatctcccctcctcctcccctcaaCCCTGTGGTTAAATATCGATCACGACGTGGGGCCATCAGTGCAGAAGTCTACACAGAAGAGGATGCTGCCTCTTATGTTAGAAAG GTTATTCCAAAAGATTATAAAACCATGGCTGCTTTGGCAAAAGCAATTGAGAAGAATGTGCTGTTTACCCATCTTGATGATAATGAGAGGAG TGACATCTTCGATGCGATGTTCCCCGTCACTTACATCGCAGGAGAGACTGTCATCCAGCAAG GTGATGAAGGTGATAACTTCTATGTTGTTGATCAAGGAGAAATGGAT GTTTACGTGAACAGTGAGTGGGCCACCAGCGTGGGTGAGGGTGGCAGCTTCGGAGAGCTCGCCCTCATCTACGGCACCCCCCGAGCTGCCACCGTCAAAGCCAAGACCAACGTCAAGTTGTGGGGCATTGACAGGGACAGCTACAGAAGGATCCTGATG GGAAATACtttgagaaagagaaatatgtATGAGAAATTCCTTAGTAAAGTATCTATATTGG AATCTCTGGACAAGTGGGAGCGTCTCACTGTGGCTGATGCCTTGGAACCGGTACTATTTGAGGATGGCCAGAAGATTGTGGTCCAGGGAGAGCCAGGAGATGAGTTCTTCATTATCTTGGAG ggcacagctgcagtgctACAGCGCCGGtcagaaaatgaggaatttgtTGAAGTGGGCAGACTGGGACCTTCTGATTACTTTG GTGAGATTGCTCTGCTGATGAACCGTCCTCGTGCTGCCACCGTCGTGGCTCGTGGCCCCTTGAAATGTGTGAAGCTGGACCGGCCCCGGTTCGAGCGTGTGCTGGGGCCCTGCTCTGACATCCTCAAGAGGAACATCCAGCAGTACAACAGTTTTGTATCACTGTCTGTCTGA
- the FAM20A gene encoding pseudokinase FAM20A isoform X1, producing the protein MLPNTPACSRRHRMYREELNLSSPAAPLPLRPEAGWLQFQLGISRHGLYPRSSAAVSSVLRDLRHLPTVSADYSQDEKALLGACDCSQVVKPSGVHLKLVLRFQDFGKAMFKPMRQKREEETPEDFFYFVDFQRHNAEIAAFHLDRILDFRRVPPTVGRLVNVTKDILEVTKNEVLQSVFFVSPASNVCFFAKCPYMCKTEYAVCGSPHLLEGSLSAFLPSLSLAPRLSIPNPWIRSYSFHGKEEWEVNPHYCNTVREIYPYSNSNRLLNIVDMAIFDFLIGNMDRHHYEMFTKFGDDGFLLHLDNARGFGRHSHDEISILAPLSQCCIIKRTTLLKLQLLAEPEYQLSDMMRESLLQDPLAPVLTEPHLLALDRRLQLVLDAVGKCIDTFGEAAVVANDTRQPPSPAEHRARLGT; encoded by the exons aTGCTTCCCAACACACCTGCGTGTTCCAGGAGACACCGGATGTACCGGGAGGAGCTGAACCTGAGCTCGCCCGCGGCGCCGCTGCCGCTGCGGCCCGAGGcgggct ggctgcagTTCCAGCTGGGCATCAGCCGCCACGGGCTCTACCCGCGCTCCAGCGCCGCCGTCAGCAGCGTGCTGCGCGACCTGCGGCACCTGCCCACCGTCAGCGCGG ACTACAGCCAGGATGAGAAGGCGCTGCTGGGAGCCTGTGACTGCAGCCAGG TGGTGAAGCCCAGCGGTGTGCACCTGAAGCTGGTCCTCAGgttccaggattttgggaaagcCATGTTCAAGCCCATGAG GCAGAAACGTGAGGAGGAGACCCCTGAGGATTTTTTCTACTTCGTGGATTTCCAGCGGCACAACGCGGAGATCGCCGCCTTCCACCTGGACAG gatCCTGGATTTCAGGAGGGTGCCACCCACCGTGGGCAGGCTGGTCAATGTCACCAAGGACATCCTGGAGGTCACCAAGAACGAGGTCCTGCAGAGCGTCTTCTTCGTGTCACCAG ccagcaacGTCTGCTTCTTCGCCAAGTGCCCGTACATGTGCAAGACGGAGTACGCCGTGTGTGGCAGCCCCCACCTGCTGGAgggctccctctctgccttcctgccctccctcagCCTGGCCCCACGCCTCTCCATCCCCAACCCCTGGATCCGCTCCTACTCCTTCCACGGCAAGGAGGA GTGGGAAGTGAATCCACACTACTGCAACACAGTAAGGGAGATCTACCCCTACAGCAACAGCAACCGGCTGCTCAACATCGTGGACATGGCCATCTTCGACTTCCTAATAG GGAACATGGACCGGCACCACTACGAGATGTTCACCAAGTTTGGGGACGATGGCTTCCTCCTGCACCTGGACAATGCCAGAGG GTTTGGGAGGCACTCCCACGATGAAATCTCCAtcctggctcctctctcccagtgctgcat aataaagAGAACGAccctgctgaagctgcagctcttgGCAGAGCCCGAGTACCAGCTCAGCGACATGATGAGGGAATCCCTCCTGCAGGACCCCCTGGCCCCTGTGCTCACCGAGCCCCACCTGCTGGCCCTGGACAGGCGGCTCCAGCTCGTCCTGGACGCCGTGGGGAAGTGCATCGACACCTTCGGAGAGGCCGCGGTGGTGGCCAACGACACCCGGCAGCCCCCGAGCCCCGCCgagcacagagccaggctgggcacctAA